Below is a window of Tolypothrix bouteillei VB521301 DNA.
TTGTGACGCAATAACGCATTCACCAAAACAACGGGTTCCGAACTCAAATTTATGGCTCCATGTAGAACACCTGGTGGAATAACGACCATGACAGGATGGTCTTCACTTAAAGGAATATACTGATACTGCTTGTCAAGCATAGTTACAATGACAAACTTACCTTTAACAACTAATAGTTGGTCGGTATGTGTTTTATGAACAAATAAATCATCTATTGTATTGGGTGGAATCTGTACCAGCATAGTTTCATCACTGGCTTGTGCTGTAAAAAAGTGCAACATTCCGCCTTTGCTGGATTCTAACTTGCGGATTTCTATCCCCCGGTATTTACTCATTTGAATATCCTAAAAAAGCATTTAAGATTAAAGGTTTACGTTCAATCTTAAATGCTCTACATTAAAAAAATGTTACTTTTACAACAAAAAAGGCACAAGATGTGATATGTGAAGCTTCCAATATCGGTATGACTATCTCCCCGACTTCTTGAAGAAGTCGGGAATGTAGACCAACTCAGGCGAGAGAAACTTTTAAACTGCTGGGTTGTCCGAGGTTACCTTCTAGCACTACACCACGCTGATTTGTATGTAAATGTCGCAAAATCTTGTAAATGGCTTCCACTTGGTCGGATGCACCTGCTTTAGCAGCTATTTCTTCTACAGAAAGGGCTGCTGTTTCATTTTGCAGGACTTCCACAACTCGTTTTTGCAATTCAAGAATTGTAGCGGCTGCTTTTTTCCCGGCTTCTACCCCTGGTTGATGGTAGGCGTTGATGCCAACTAAGCTGGCATAATAACCAATAGCGCGATCGTATAAGGCGATCAATGCACCCACTGTACGGGAGTTGACTTGGGGAATGGTGACTGTAATTGAATCTCTCTGGTTTTCATACAGCGCTTGGCGGGTTCCTTGGAGAAAACCGGATAAGTAATCGCCTGCTGTGATTCCGGGTTCTAATTCTGGAGATGAACCTTTGCGGTCTTCCAAAACTTCAATAAAAGTCACAAAAAAGTTTGGTACACCGTCACGCAACTGCTGAACGTAAGCGTGTTGGTCGGTGGAACCTTTGTTACCGTAAACGGCTATTCCTTGGTGGACGACATTTCCTTCCAAGTCCTTTTCCTTACCCAAGGATTCCATCACTAGCTGTTGCAAGTAGCGACTGAATAAAAGCAAGCTGTCCTTATAAGGTAGGACAACCATGTCTTTTTCTCCGCGTCCATTGCCTACAGCGTACCAAGACAACGCTAACAATGCAGCTGGGTTCTTTTTCAAATCGGGTACTCGGGTGGCATCATCCATCTCTTTTGCCCCCTCTAGCATTGCTTGAATATCAATTCCTTGCAATGCTGCTGGTACAAGCCCTACCGCTGACATCTCGGAAGTTCTTCCTCCTACCCAGTCAAACATGGGGAATCTAGCCAGCCAGTTTTCAGATTTTGCTTGTTCGTCTAGCTTACTCCCTGGCATGGTGATGGCGATCGCATACTGGGTAAAGTCCAAATTTTGTCCGGCGTAAGCTTTCTTGACTTCGAGCATGCCATTGCGGGGTTCTGGAGTTCCCCCAGACTTAGAAATTACTAGTACTAAAGTACTAGCCAAGCGATTTCTCACTTGAGTTAAGATGCGGTCAATTCCTGCTGGATCGGTATTATCGATAAAGTGAATTGCCAGTGGTGGGAAGTCTGGGGCCAAGGCTTCAGCAACGAATTCAGGACCCAAGGCAGAACCACCTATACCAATGGAGATAATATCGGTGAAGCGGGGAGCTTTTGGGGGATGAATTCCACCTGTATGAATTTTATCAGCAAAATCCTTGATTTGCTCAATTGTATCGACAATTTCTTGGGTTAGCTCTGGATAAGGCGCTAAATCCGGATTTCTCAGCCAATAATGCCCAACCATCCGGTTTTCATCTGGATTGGCGATCGCACCCTTCTCAAGTTCCGCCATATCCGCAAAAGCTTTTTCAAACTTCGGCTGTAACTTCTCGACAAAGGCATCGTCAAAGCGCATCCGGCTAACATCTAAGTACAAGCCCAATCCTTCATGGAAATACAACCATTGCTGGTATCGCTGCCAAAGTGCCGTAGCGTCCATAGGGAGATCTCAAGTAAAGTGATTTTCAAAAACAAGTTTAAGCCAAGGTGCTCTCGTTCCTCGGTCTCTCTTATACAGTTTTAAGTGTTTGCCCAACTCTATAGCTTAAACATCTGGCATGGGTATGACCCTAAGGAACTTGACAATTTCCCCTTTAACCTCTAATCCTATCAAATAATCATCTACAGTAAAACGGTAAAAAATCCCCTCGCTGTCAATCTGGCGCATCTCTGGCAAACAGTGCAGCAGCCCTTTATTAGCAAATTCAATAAAAACAAAATCATAAACCCGCTGGTATGCTGCAGGTTCTAAACTCTTAAGATCTTTTAAAAAAGACCTTGCATAGCGGACTTCTATTCTCACAAATCATTACCCACTCATTACCGTCATTTATGAAAAAATCAACAGTCGCAACGCTTCTTCATGGGTTAGAGTATCCCAAGGCTGCTGAGATCGCTTAACTTCTTGTATGGCTTTTAGCATATAAAAGTCACAATGCCTTGCGTGTACCAAACTCCAAAAACTCTCCAAATCCTCATCCGCCAACTGCTCAATTAAATGATGTATCCTAATTCGCAACAAATTCATATGTTTTACCCCAACCACAGTCCATTATAGTGTTCCCATAACAATGGCAATGCTTAACACATTTGGTTAATGGTCAATGGTTAGTGGTTAATGGTTAGCCAGTAATAATGGTTACTTTGTTACGAGCAACAACCAGCCAGCGACAAAGTGAGTAACTTCCAACCACTTACGATGATAGGGAAGACACCTGTCCTACACCACCAACCACCAACAACTAACAACGAACACCTAAGTTCCTATGGCAGAATACCTAGTTTTTCTCACAATTTCTTCGTCAATTTTTGCTTTGTTCAGTTTGGGGCTGAACTTACAGTGGGGTTTTACAGGCTTAATTAATTTTGGTCATGTCGCCTTTATGACATTAGGCGCTTACACCACTATACTGTTAACCCTTAAGGGTATCCCCATTATCCTCTCAGCGATAATTGGATCTGTTATTGCTGCGATGTTGGGACTCATCATCGGTTTTTCGACTTTGCGCTTGCGGGAAGATTATTTAGCAATTGTCACTATCGGTGTTGGCGAGCTGATTCGATTGGTAGTCAATAACCAGGATTTACCTGTGGGCGACCAATGGAGATCTGGTGCTTTTGGTGTACAAAGTTATCCCATCCCGCTAGCAACTTTTGCACCCAATTTATTGATCAGACTTTTGATGATTGCACTGTTAACCCTGCTTGCTGCTATCTCTTTATGGCAGTTATGGCGATGGATTCGCGCTTCTCAGGTCACACACGCCGATTCCAATAGAGTAACAGTTAAAAAACAAGAATTTATCTCTCGTCTCATCGTAGGAATTTTCTTGGTACTGTTAATAGCAGTCATTTATATTTCTGGTGTTATTAAATTGTATGATTACGATCCAAAAGCAGGTTTAATGCTGCTATCACTTATAGTTTTAGCTTTTGTATTCTGGCGGTTGGAAATTTTGGTGCGGTCTCCTTGGGGTCGCATTCTTAAAGCTATCCGCGAAGATGAAGAAATTCCCAAAGCACTGGGAAAAAACGTTTTCTGGTATAAAGTACAATCCCTCATGTTAGGAGGTGCGATCGCAGGGATTTCTGGTGCTTTTATTGCATGGCAACTTGCTGCAATTTATCCCAATAATTTTGAACCGCAAGAAACTTTTAACGCTTGGATTATGGTCATTCTTGGCGGTTCTGGCAGCAATCTCGGGACAATCCTTGGCGCAGTCATTTACTTTATTTACTATGAAGGAACTCGTAATTTAGATCGAATCATTCCCCTAGATTCAGATCGATTGAGTGCGCTTCGTATCATGATTATTGGTCTCCTTCTGATGCTACTGATGATTTGGCGTCCTCAAGGTATCTTAGGGAAAAAGGAGGAACTTACCCTTGGTAAATAAAGAGCCATCCCAAATTCAATTACTATCAGCCACCGGGCTTTGTAAAAGCTTTGGCGGTATTCGAGCAGTTGATAATGCTGAAATTCATGCAGCCGGTGGTGGTATCACTGGCTTAATTGGTCCTAACGGTGCTGGCAAAACAACCTTATTTAACTTACTCTCAAACTTTATCCGCCCAGATAAAGGACGGGTGATTTTTGATGGAGAACCCATTCAGCACTTGCAGCCATATCAAATTGCCAGTGCTGGTATGGTACGAACTTTTCAGGTAGCCAGAACGCTGTCGCGTCTGTCAGTGCTGGAAAATATGCTGCTAGCAGCGCAAAAACAAACGGGCGAAAACTTTTGGCAAGTGCAATTCCAACAACACAAAATCGCTCAAGAACAAAAAGAACTAAAAGAACGAGCCATGTTCTTGTTAGAATCTGTAGGTTTGGCACATAAAGCACAGGACTACGCAGGGGGTTTATCCGGCGGACAACGCAAGCTGCTAGAAATGGGAAGAGCACTGATGACTAATCCCAAGTTAATTTTGCTTGACGAACCAGCAGCTGGCGTGAATCCCAGATTGATTGATGACATTTGCGATCGCATTGCTTCTTGGAACAAAGCAGGGATGACATTTCTAATTATTGAGCATAATATGGACGTCATCATGTCCTTGTGCGATCGCGTTTGGGTGCTTGCAGAAGGAAAAAATTTGGCTGATGGAACACCACAAGAAATTCAAAACAATTCAAAAGTTTTAGAAGCTTACCTCGGAAAATCGGCTTGAAAGAAATTTTGGATTAACCGATTTTGCATTTGAATCGCTGTACCCAACTTCTTGTAGGATACAAAATCGCGAATGAAAAGGGGTCATTTTGCTGAGTAGATCTGAATTGTCTGTCTCGTTTCCAATCAATGTGATGGATCGTTAGCTCTTGAACCAATACGGTTCAGTTAACAATATTTAATCCTTGAAGATTCCCGAACCGCCCGATCGCGCATGGGGGCTTTATTCCTCCCAATTCATCGCTGCGGTGGTGTACACAAGTGTTATGTAGTGCATTCATTGCGGTTTCGATCCCCCCTAACCCCCCTTAAAAAAGGGGGGAACTTCATTTCAATTCTCCCTTTTCACAATGTTTCATCTCTTTTATAAAGATCTGTACACCACAGTAGCTCTTAAACTGAAATTTTGTAGGTTGAGTTCGTAAAAAACAACCTACAAGATTTGCGACACTAACCGCTAAATGCATTAATATTACAGCGACAAGCATGAACTTCTAGCTTGCTCAACATGCGCCAAGTTCGTGATTCAATTATGCCATTACTAACCAAGTAATGCTCTGCTTGAAATGCCCGAACTGCATTCTCAGTCTTTGCTTCAAAAACACCATCGACAGTTCCAGAATAATAGCCACCAGCTTTGAGTGCTTCTTGAAGGGCTTGCACAACAGATCCGTGACTGCCAATGCTAAGTTTTGGTAGACTATCAGACCCTTTGTACAGATAATTCCAAGTTTCTTCTCCGACAATTCCATCCACGGTTAAAAAAGCAAGGCATTGCAAATACTTCACAGCATTTTGAGTTTGTCGGTCAAAGTAGCCTGTTGTGGGAACTGACATGGGACAAGCTGATACAGTGTCTAATTGAACGAGTCTTTGGTTCAAAGCTTTCTGCATTTCTTTGACAATTTGACCGAAAGCACCAAACTGTAAAGTGGGTCGTTGAGTAGGGTACTGAATGATAGCGGGCATAAGTAGAAAGTTTTTTATGTGAGGGAGATTTTTTAAGACTTATAAAACAGACTTCAGAGTTCCCTACAAGCAACACAGATAGAAAAGAGTACCTTCGAGGGTGATTTTTTTTATCTTCAAGCGTGTTATATCATTTCACTTTAAGGTTGATACAAATAGGCAGTAGGGAGATGAAGCGATGGGGAAACAATGAGAGACTCATCATTTGTATCGGGTATTTTGTGAAATGATATTGGGAGTTCTGGGCGAACAGACTTCTATTCGCCCAGCATCTTCAAAATTTCAAAATGTTATTTATTGATATTGCTCTTGCAATAAGATTTAACTAGAATTATCCAAAAGTTTTCGAGGGGACTACCAAATTCACCGGCTATGATTGCTCATAACGCTTCAAAAATTGTTCTCATTGTTTCCATCCTTTGGAGTTCCACTTCATTCACCGTAGCAGAAGCTCGCCCCAAACAAATAGATTCACCTCCTGAATTTGGATGTCGTTCTACAACAACAGATACTCCTCTGTTTACACAACGCACAACGACATCACAGCAAATTGGTACTGTTGATAAAGGCGGTCGGGTCTTGCTACAAGAATCCCCTCGAAAAGGGCTTCAACTGATTGCAGTCTTTGAACCAGACTCAGAAAAATATGGATATATCCAAACCAAAGTACTGGA
It encodes the following:
- a CDS encoding glucose-6-phosphate isomerase, which produces MDATALWQRYQQWLYFHEGLGLYLDVSRMRFDDAFVEKLQPKFEKAFADMAELEKGAIANPDENRMVGHYWLRNPDLAPYPELTQEIVDTIEQIKDFADKIHTGGIHPPKAPRFTDIISIGIGGSALGPEFVAEALAPDFPPLAIHFIDNTDPAGIDRILTQVRNRLASTLVLVISKSGGTPEPRNGMLEVKKAYAGQNLDFTQYAIAITMPGSKLDEQAKSENWLARFPMFDWVGGRTSEMSAVGLVPAALQGIDIQAMLEGAKEMDDATRVPDLKKNPAALLALSWYAVGNGRGEKDMVVLPYKDSLLLFSRYLQQLVMESLGKEKDLEGNVVHQGIAVYGNKGSTDQHAYVQQLRDGVPNFFVTFIEVLEDRKGSSPELEPGITAGDYLSGFLQGTRQALYENQRDSITVTIPQVNSRTVGALIALYDRAIGYYASLVGINAYHQPGVEAGKKAAATILELQKRVVEVLQNETAALSVEEIAAKAGASDQVEAIYKILRHLHTNQRGVVLEGNLGQPSSLKVSLA
- a CDS encoding ABC transporter ATP-binding protein, whose translation is MVNKEPSQIQLLSATGLCKSFGGIRAVDNAEIHAAGGGITGLIGPNGAGKTTLFNLLSNFIRPDKGRVIFDGEPIQHLQPYQIASAGMVRTFQVARTLSRLSVLENMLLAAQKQTGENFWQVQFQQHKIAQEQKELKERAMFLLESVGLAHKAQDYAGGLSGGQRKLLEMGRALMTNPKLILLDEPAAGVNPRLIDDICDRIASWNKAGMTFLIIEHNMDVIMSLCDRVWVLAEGKNLADGTPQEIQNNSKVLEAYLGKSA
- a CDS encoding peptidoglycan-binding domain-containing protein, with translation MPAIIQYPTQRPTLQFGAFGQIVKEMQKALNQRLVQLDTVSACPMSVPTTGYFDRQTQNAVKYLQCLAFLTVDGIVGEETWNYLYKGSDSLPKLSIGSHGSVVQALQEALKAGGYYSGTVDGVFEAKTENAVRAFQAEHYLVSNGIIESRTWRMLSKLEVHACRCNINAFSG
- a CDS encoding cytotoxic translational repressor of toxin-antitoxin stability system — its product is MEVRYARSFLKDLKSLEPAAYQRVYDFVFIEFANKGLLHCLPEMRQIDSEGIFYRFTVDDYLIGLEVKGEIVKFLRVIPMPDV
- a CDS encoding branched-chain amino acid ABC transporter permease; this translates as MAEYLVFLTISSSIFALFSLGLNLQWGFTGLINFGHVAFMTLGAYTTILLTLKGIPIILSAIIGSVIAAMLGLIIGFSTLRLREDYLAIVTIGVGELIRLVVNNQDLPVGDQWRSGAFGVQSYPIPLATFAPNLLIRLLMIALLTLLAAISLWQLWRWIRASQVTHADSNRVTVKKQEFISRLIVGIFLVLLIAVIYISGVIKLYDYDPKAGLMLLSLIVLAFVFWRLEILVRSPWGRILKAIREDEEIPKALGKNVFWYKVQSLMLGGAIAGISGAFIAWQLAAIYPNNFEPQETFNAWIMVILGGSGSNLGTILGAVIYFIYYEGTRNLDRIIPLDSDRLSALRIMIIGLLLMLLMIWRPQGILGKKEELTLGK
- a CDS encoding dTDP-4-dehydrorhamnose 3,5-epimerase-like enzyme translates to MSKYRGIEIRKLESSKGGMLHFFTAQASDETMLVQIPPNTIDDLFVHKTHTDQLLVVKGKFVIVTMLDKQYQYIPLSEDHPVMVVIPPGVLHGAINLSSEPVVLVNALLRHKPPIERDYIPQKRPFSYDLEAAKAALRNLEKREQASSLA